Proteins encoded by one window of Myxococcales bacterium:
- a CDS encoding HD-GYP domain-containing protein, producing MPRFRALVLHPDRAVIAELTDLLAHLDLAVDATDSATDASRLVRLNPPHAIIAGHAPPGLDGIRFLDGTVGAVPDALRVLVVESTAVGVELETRPPHAPAIVRFVARAGERTHLTALVGEAIKLLGLVEEQRMLVRRLASEHERLKRRGTLLDVVVKERTKELEDSYLRLKEAHRQALFGLAEAIEAKDPYTKGHCGRVAAYALVLAKEAGYPEDGLETLEFGAFLHDIGKIGIRDAVLLKPGPLDEAEWVHMREHPVKGHEIARRIEILHPIMAAVRNHHERWDGTGYPDRMKGADIPLAARIVAIADAFDAMATDRPYKEGLPLAECERLLRKNSGTMFDPELIELFIARKVGSIYEDDLGDLDGLGVE from the coding sequence GTGCCGAGGTTCCGCGCGCTGGTGCTGCATCCCGACCGCGCGGTCATCGCCGAGCTGACCGACCTGCTGGCCCACCTCGATCTCGCCGTCGACGCGACCGACTCGGCGACCGACGCCAGCCGGCTGGTGCGGCTGAACCCGCCGCACGCGATCATCGCCGGTCACGCGCCGCCCGGCCTCGACGGCATCCGCTTCCTCGACGGCACCGTCGGGGCCGTGCCGGACGCGCTGCGCGTGCTGGTGGTCGAGTCGACCGCGGTCGGCGTCGAGCTCGAGACCCGCCCGCCCCACGCGCCGGCGATCGTCCGCTTCGTCGCCCGGGCCGGCGAGCGCACCCACCTGACCGCGCTGGTGGGCGAGGCGATCAAGCTCCTGGGGCTGGTCGAGGAGCAGCGCATGCTGGTCCGGCGCCTGGCCAGCGAGCACGAGCGGCTCAAGCGCCGCGGCACGCTGCTCGACGTGGTCGTCAAGGAGCGCACCAAGGAGCTCGAGGACAGCTACCTGCGCCTCAAGGAGGCCCACCGGCAAGCGCTGTTCGGCCTGGCCGAGGCGATCGAGGCCAAGGACCCGTACACCAAGGGCCACTGCGGGCGGGTCGCGGCCTACGCGCTGGTGCTGGCCAAGGAGGCGGGCTACCCCGAGGACGGCCTCGAGACGCTCGAGTTCGGCGCGTTCCTCCACGACATCGGCAAGATCGGCATCCGCGACGCGGTGCTGCTCAAGCCGGGCCCGCTCGACGAGGCCGAGTGGGTCCACATGCGCGAGCACCCGGTCAAGGGCCACGAGATCGCGCGCCGGATCGAGATCCTGCACCCGATCATGGCGGCGGTGCGCAACCACCACGAGCGCTGGGACGGCACCGGCTACCCCGATCGCATGAAGGGCGCCGACATCCCGCTGGCGGCGCGGATCGTGGCGATCGCCGACGCGTTCGACGCGATGGCCACCGATCGGCCCTACAAGGAGGGCCTGCCGCTGGCCGAGTGCGAGCGGCTCCTGCGCAAGAACTCCGGCACGATGTTCGACCCCGAGCTGATCGAGCTGTTCATCGCGCGCAAGGTCGGGTCGATCTACGAGGACGATCTCGGCGACCTCGACGGCCTCGGCGTCGAGTAG
- the argJ gene encoding bifunctional glutamate N-acetyltransferase/amino-acid acetyltransferase ArgJ — MIVTGFRFAGVAAGIKNKGGKDVGLIAADAPAACAAVFTGNRVKAAPVLLSAAHLRAGKGRVRGVVVNSGNANACTGKDGAAHARTMAATAATAIGGRVGDVLVASTGVIGQPLPIERVRAGIAAAGAALAPDGFADFAAAILTTDRGPKTARREVTIGRSRVTLVGCTKGAGMIAPNMATTLTFVATDAALPPAALARATRGAVASTYNAISVDGDTSTNDMLAVLASGTAGAPLTGAAATKFAAALTELLADLATQLMRDGEGVHHVVTIDVRGAASERAVVAVARRIATSPLVKTAIAGGDPNWGRVLCAIGNAGVPIDPTRLGLRIGPVEVVRRGAAVRGYDEAAAAAVMQAPSYTLTIDLGAGRGRAHMLACDLSHEYVSINADYRS, encoded by the coding sequence ATGATCGTCACCGGGTTTCGCTTCGCCGGCGTCGCCGCCGGCATCAAGAACAAGGGCGGCAAGGACGTCGGGCTGATCGCCGCCGACGCGCCGGCCGCGTGCGCCGCGGTCTTCACCGGCAACCGCGTCAAGGCGGCGCCGGTGCTGCTGTCGGCGGCGCACCTGCGCGCCGGCAAGGGCCGGGTCCGCGGCGTCGTCGTCAACAGCGGCAACGCCAACGCCTGCACCGGCAAGGACGGCGCCGCCCACGCCCGCACGATGGCGGCGACCGCCGCGACCGCGATCGGCGGCCGGGTCGGCGACGTGCTCGTCGCGTCGACCGGGGTGATCGGCCAGCCGCTGCCGATCGAGCGGGTCCGCGCCGGCATCGCCGCCGCGGGCGCGGCCCTGGCCCCCGACGGGTTCGCCGACTTCGCCGCGGCCATCCTCACCACCGACCGCGGCCCCAAGACCGCGCGCCGCGAGGTCACGATCGGGCGGTCGCGCGTGACGCTGGTCGGCTGCACCAAGGGCGCCGGCATGATCGCGCCCAACATGGCCACGACGCTGACGTTCGTCGCGACCGACGCGGCGCTGCCGCCGGCGGCCCTGGCGCGCGCGACCCGGGGCGCGGTGGCCTCGACCTACAACGCGATCTCGGTCGACGGCGACACCTCGACCAACGACATGCTCGCGGTGCTGGCGTCGGGCACGGCCGGCGCGCCCCTGACCGGCGCGGCGGCCACGAAGTTCGCCGCGGCGCTGACCGAGCTGCTGGCCGACCTCGCGACCCAGCTCATGCGCGACGGCGAGGGCGTGCACCACGTCGTCACGATCGACGTGCGCGGCGCCGCCAGCGAGCGCGCCGTCGTCGCCGTCGCGCGGCGCATCGCCACCTCGCCGCTGGTCAAGACCGCGATCGCCGGCGGCGATCCCAACTGGGGCCGCGTGCTGTGCGCGATCGGCAACGCCGGCGTGCCGATCGATCCGACGCGCCTCGGCCTGCGGATCGGCCCCGTCGAGGTGGTCCGGCGCGGCGCGGCGGTGCGCGGCTACGACGAGGCCGCCGCCGCCGCGGTCATGCAGGCGCCCAGCTACACCCTGACGATCGACCTCGGCGCCGGCCGCGGGCGCGCCCACATGCTCGCGTGCGACCTGTCGCACGAGTACGTGTCGATCAACGCCGACTACCGGTCGTAG
- a CDS encoding zf-HC2 domain-containing protein: MLKLCDDIDTLSMMLCDGELAAQELRDVELHLMDCPACRTLVERDRGFLDDLRQQLAPPPAPALLRARLGRALDQADRARRPSWRTLVLPASAALAAAAALLVFATSGATTPRRHAPTTRTAVGPVIEHQVGAPHAYSPDVLVLNDLTIEFTGTERIGQDVATLNYWLVTPENARIPLYATVHDAARLDADPSTRILVGGYDVWAIQGGLVVRDGPRAIRLSSPLLNLNDLKAIIGGTPLIARIGADDPRR; the protein is encoded by the coding sequence ATGCTCAAGCTCTGCGACGACATCGACACGCTGTCCATGATGCTGTGCGACGGCGAGCTCGCGGCGCAGGAGCTGCGGGACGTCGAGCTGCACCTGATGGACTGCCCGGCCTGCCGGACCCTGGTCGAGCGCGACCGCGGCTTCCTCGACGACCTGCGCCAGCAGCTCGCGCCGCCGCCGGCGCCGGCGCTGTTGCGCGCGCGTCTGGGCCGGGCCCTCGACCAAGCCGACCGCGCCCGGCGACCGTCGTGGCGCACGCTGGTGCTGCCGGCCAGCGCCGCGCTGGCCGCGGCCGCGGCGCTGCTGGTGTTCGCGACCAGCGGCGCGACGACGCCCCGCCGGCACGCGCCGACCACCCGCACGGCGGTCGGCCCGGTCATCGAGCACCAGGTCGGCGCGCCCCACGCCTACTCGCCCGACGTGCTCGTGCTCAACGACCTGACGATCGAGTTCACCGGCACCGAGCGCATCGGTCAGGACGTCGCGACGCTCAACTACTGGCTGGTGACGCCCGAGAACGCGCGCATCCCCCTCTACGCGACCGTGCACGACGCCGCCCGGCTCGACGCTGACCCCAGCACGCGGATCCTCGTCGGCGGCTACGACGTCTGGGCGATCCAGGGTGGGCTGGTGGTGCGCGATGGCCCCCGCGCCATCCGGCTGTCGTCGCCGCTCCTCAACTTGAACGACCTGAAGGCGATCATCGGCGGGACCCCGCTGATCGCGCGCATCGGCGCCGACGACCCCCGCCGCTGA
- the ald gene encoding alanine dehydrogenase — protein MRIGVPKEIKTQEFRVGMTPAGVATLTSRGHTVLVEQGAGIGSSIPDDHYVKAGARIVPTRDEVWGEADMIVKVKEPIAPEYPLMRKGQILFTYLHLAAAQELGHEMLKRGVDGVAYETIEPTPGDLPLLTPMSAVAGRMAVQAGATYLERERGGKGVLLGGVPGVRRGRVTIIGAGVVGANATKIAVGLGAAVTVLDVNLKTLAYLDDVYIGRIATQYSDPVNIERCVLESDLVIGAVLLPGARAPRLVSEAMIKEMEPGSVIVDVSIDQGGCVETARVTYHDKPTYVVHDVIHYGVANMPGAVPRTSTYALTNATMRYAVKLADRGLEGAIKEDPVFISGLNTYRGTVPHAAVAEALGVEHTPYKA, from the coding sequence ATGCGCATCGGCGTCCCCAAGGAAATCAAGACCCAGGAGTTTCGCGTCGGCATGACCCCGGCCGGCGTAGCGACTCTCACCAGTCGAGGTCACACCGTCCTCGTCGAGCAGGGCGCGGGCATCGGCTCGAGCATCCCCGACGATCACTACGTCAAGGCCGGCGCGCGCATCGTGCCGACCCGCGACGAGGTGTGGGGCGAGGCCGACATGATCGTCAAGGTCAAGGAGCCGATCGCGCCCGAGTACCCGCTGATGCGGAAGGGCCAGATCCTCTTCACGTACCTGCACCTCGCCGCGGCCCAGGAGCTGGGCCACGAGATGCTCAAGCGCGGCGTCGACGGCGTCGCGTACGAGACCATCGAGCCGACCCCCGGCGATCTGCCGCTGCTGACCCCGATGAGCGCGGTCGCGGGCCGCATGGCGGTCCAGGCCGGCGCGACCTACCTCGAGCGCGAGCGCGGCGGCAAGGGCGTGCTCCTCGGCGGCGTGCCGGGCGTGCGCCGCGGCCGCGTCACGATCATCGGCGCCGGCGTGGTCGGCGCCAACGCCACCAAGATCGCGGTCGGCCTCGGCGCCGCGGTCACCGTCCTCGACGTCAACCTGAAGACGCTGGCGTACCTCGACGACGTCTACATCGGCCGCATCGCGACCCAGTACTCCGACCCGGTCAACATCGAGCGGTGCGTGCTCGAGAGCGATCTGGTGATCGGCGCGGTGCTGCTGCCCGGCGCGCGCGCGCCGCGGCTGGTGTCCGAGGCGATGATCAAGGAGATGGAGCCCGGCTCGGTGATCGTCGACGTGTCGATCGACCAGGGCGGCTGCGTCGAGACCGCGCGCGTCACCTACCACGACAAGCCGACCTACGTGGTCCACGACGTCATCCACTACGGCGTGGCCAACATGCCGGGCGCGGTGCCGCGGACCTCGACCTACGCGCTCACCAACGCCACGATGCGGTACGCGGTCAAGCTGGCCGATCGCGGCCTCGAGGGCGCGATCAAGGAAGACCCGGTCTTCATCAGCGGCCTCAACACCTACCGCGGCACCGTGCCCCACGCCGCCGTGGCCGAGGCCCTCGGCGTCGAGCACACCCCGTACAAGGCGTAA
- a CDS encoding VOC family protein, which translates to MRYLHTMIRVRDLTATLRFFCEGLGLREVRRRDYEAGRFTLVFLSADPTEDDGPQVELTHNWDQVEPYPGGRNFGHLAYEVDDIYAACQHLRDLGYVISRPPRDGRMAFVRSPDLISVELLQRGDALAPREPWSTMANVGEW; encoded by the coding sequence ATGCGCTACCTGCACACCATGATCCGCGTGCGCGATCTCACGGCGACCTTGCGCTTCTTCTGCGAGGGCCTGGGCCTGCGCGAGGTCCGGCGCCGCGACTACGAGGCCGGCCGCTTCACGCTGGTGTTCCTCAGCGCCGACCCGACCGAGGACGACGGCCCGCAGGTCGAGCTCACGCACAACTGGGATCAGGTCGAGCCCTACCCCGGCGGCCGCAACTTCGGCCACCTCGCGTACGAGGTCGACGACATCTACGCCGCCTGCCAGCACCTGCGCGACCTCGGCTACGTCATCAGCCGCCCGCCCCGCGACGGCCGCATGGCGTTCGTGCGCTCGCCCGACCTGATCTCGGTCGAGCTGCTCCAGCGCGGCGACGCCCTGGCGCCGCGGGAGCCGTGGTCGACGATGGCCAACGTCGGCGAGTGGTGA
- the hflX gene encoding GTPase HflX: protein MSEAVTGNIAGLKSSQVQALERLYRRRVTPSEIVSAELATTMCELAFELHRQVGVLIDRRGSITHVVVGDASKLVLPDVGRLRGAAGRFRGLRLVHTHLRGEALTRDDLTDLALLRLDLVAAIVVDSGGRPGRLHAGHLLPDGPSDRPWQELAPESVHAPTIDFTALIADLESAYGKVARRGGATARERALVVHVAIGRVTDSEARIAEVHELCRTAGVAVADVLEQRRPAVDPKFLVGRGKLDEILLRAMQLGVELVVFDHDLTPGQARAISETTELRVIDRTMLILDIFAQHAESADGKLQVELAQLRYTLPRLIEKNTMMSRLTGGIGGRGPGETKLEISRRRARDRIHLLEKKLTALSGDRRLRRQRRTGRGLPIVAVCGYTNAGKSTLLNALTDGATRAENKLFATLDPVSRRLRFPDEREVIFTDTVGFIRDLPRDLRAAFTATLEEMADADLLVQVVDASDPDRDQHVAAVDGILVDLALAEKPRLVVWNKVDRLGDADADHLAQHGGGFAVSALDRATFGPLLLAIERELWREGKAEAFARPVDRNA, encoded by the coding sequence ATGTCCGAGGCGGTCACCGGCAACATCGCCGGCCTCAAGTCCAGTCAGGTCCAGGCGCTCGAGCGCCTGTACCGGCGGCGGGTCACCCCGTCGGAGATCGTCAGCGCCGAGCTGGCGACGACGATGTGCGAGCTCGCGTTCGAGCTGCACCGCCAGGTCGGCGTGCTGATCGATCGCCGCGGCAGCATCACCCACGTCGTCGTCGGCGACGCCTCGAAGCTGGTCCTGCCCGACGTCGGGCGCCTGCGCGGCGCCGCCGGGCGCTTCCGCGGCCTGCGCCTGGTCCACACCCACCTGCGCGGCGAGGCGCTGACCCGCGACGACCTGACCGACCTCGCGCTCTTGCGGCTCGACCTGGTCGCGGCGATCGTCGTCGACAGCGGCGGTCGGCCCGGCCGCCTGCACGCCGGTCACCTCCTGCCCGACGGCCCCAGCGATCGGCCGTGGCAGGAGCTGGCGCCCGAGTCGGTGCACGCGCCGACGATCGACTTCACCGCGCTGATCGCCGACCTCGAGAGCGCCTACGGCAAGGTCGCGCGGCGCGGCGGCGCGACTGCGCGCGAGCGGGCCCTGGTGGTCCACGTCGCGATCGGCCGGGTCACCGACTCCGAGGCCCGGATCGCCGAGGTCCACGAGCTGTGCCGCACCGCCGGCGTCGCGGTGGCCGACGTGCTCGAGCAGCGCCGCCCCGCCGTCGACCCGAAGTTCCTGGTCGGGCGCGGCAAGCTCGACGAGATCCTGCTGCGGGCGATGCAGCTCGGCGTCGAGCTGGTCGTCTTCGATCACGACCTCACGCCCGGCCAGGCCCGCGCCATCAGCGAGACCACCGAGCTGCGCGTCATCGACCGGACGATGCTGATCCTCGACATCTTCGCGCAGCACGCCGAGAGCGCCGACGGCAAGCTCCAGGTCGAGCTGGCGCAGCTGCGCTACACGCTGCCGCGGCTGATCGAGAAGAACACGATGATGTCGCGCCTGACCGGCGGCATCGGCGGGCGCGGGCCCGGCGAGACCAAGCTCGAGATCTCGCGCCGGCGCGCGCGCGATCGCATCCACCTGCTCGAGAAGAAGCTGACCGCGCTGTCGGGCGACCGCCGGCTCCGGCGCCAGCGCCGGACTGGCCGCGGCCTGCCGATCGTCGCGGTGTGCGGCTACACCAACGCCGGCAAGTCGACCTTGCTCAACGCGCTCACCGACGGCGCCACCCGGGCCGAGAACAAGCTGTTCGCGACGCTCGACCCGGTCAGCCGCCGGCTGCGCTTCCCCGACGAGCGCGAGGTCATCTTCACCGACACGGTCGGGTTCATCCGCGACCTGCCGCGCGATCTCCGGGCCGCGTTCACGGCCACGCTCGAGGAGATGGCCGACGCCGATCTGCTGGTGCAGGTCGTCGACGCCAGCGATCCCGATCGCGACCAGCACGTGGCCGCGGTCGACGGCATCCTGGTCGATCTGGCGCTGGCCGAGAAGCCGCGCCTGGTGGTCTGGAACAAGGTCGACCGCCTCGGCGACGCCGACGCCGACCACCTCGCCCAGCACGGCGGCGGCTTCGCCGTGTCGGCGCTCGACCGCGCGACCTTCGGGCCGCTGCTGCTGGCGATCGAGCGCGAGCTGTGGCGCGAGGGCAAGGCCGAGGCGTTCGCGCGGCCCGTCGATCGCAACGCCTGA
- a CDS encoding HEAT repeat domain-containing protein, translating to MPSNTRWKLACAALAATTLVTTLAWQRRGAPPARQAATHAQAAGDPTPRRPIRVAARTLGLSEERLIAQVQAARTVGQLAAPLEQLAVVGTDTAVDALAPMIGDRRPGVPEAILTLIGKIGTDRALARLVALLDDERPRVRTGAIVALGSTGRDQARAALLAVAGTIGDPAQTSAIYALGEMGGDDAAAGLAELARGDDHRAATAAVEALARIATATAEGYLIALVGADDRHVRAQAIAHLPPIDDPELLATLAALAEQSDPATQAAAVGALARSRGDGALPLLVRVARTGAPQARWAAITALGEVGGADAVTALGELIESGDPSVTGAAAQALLTLGGPDARAALIGAALATDVDTSAAVTALLQLQGDDAADALREIVRHGGPRNRDLALPQLVRLGDPDALALAIDLANQGPRAARYAALRALADAGTPAAATALIEVARTAHGQTRAQALDLALQARPDDPALTQLLIEAMTTGRRDEANTAVWTLARVGTAPARAALLAAATSHDAAVAQAAVGALGQLGNTPEVRAALVAAARDGGPQVRGQALNQLLASGAPEGAELALAAITSGDADAARSVVWALANRGNADSAALLARAATASDSQVRAAAAQALAQGGDAHGAELLLTLARDPDQQVRGAALSSLGQLGTAAATDAILAATRAGAPEARAAAMWPLAQLDDPRAESALTQLMRDPDDQVAQAAIGASYNGGAVVDRALADLLADERQSEARRVNAAQQLRSRGAAVDAATQARIDALTPAVDQAQFGTGFGWAFGDG from the coding sequence GTGCCATCGAACACGCGCTGGAAGCTCGCGTGCGCCGCCCTCGCGGCCACGACCCTCGTCACCACCCTGGCCTGGCAGCGCCGCGGCGCGCCCCCCGCCCGCCAGGCCGCCACCCACGCCCAGGCCGCCGGCGATCCGACGCCGCGCCGCCCGATCCGCGTCGCCGCGCGCACGCTCGGGCTGTCGGAGGAGCGGCTGATCGCCCAGGTCCAGGCCGCGCGCACCGTCGGCCAGCTCGCGGCGCCGCTCGAGCAGCTCGCGGTGGTCGGCACCGACACCGCGGTCGACGCGCTCGCGCCGATGATCGGCGATCGGCGGCCCGGGGTCCCCGAGGCGATCCTGACGCTGATCGGCAAGATCGGCACCGATCGCGCGTTGGCTCGGCTGGTCGCGCTGCTCGACGACGAGCGCCCGCGCGTGCGCACCGGCGCGATCGTCGCGCTGGGCTCGACCGGCCGCGACCAGGCCCGGGCCGCGCTGCTCGCGGTGGCCGGCACCATCGGTGACCCGGCCCAGACCTCGGCGATCTACGCGCTCGGCGAGATGGGCGGCGACGACGCGGCCGCCGGCCTGGCCGAGCTGGCGCGCGGCGACGATCACCGCGCCGCCACCGCCGCGGTCGAGGCCCTGGCGCGGATCGCCACCGCGACCGCCGAGGGCTACCTGATCGCGCTGGTCGGCGCCGACGACCGCCACGTCCGGGCCCAGGCGATCGCGCACCTGCCGCCGATCGACGACCCCGAGCTCCTGGCCACGCTCGCGGCCCTGGCCGAGCAGAGCGACCCGGCGACCCAGGCCGCGGCGGTGGGCGCGCTCGCGCGCTCGCGCGGCGACGGCGCGCTGCCGCTCTTGGTGCGCGTGGCCCGCACCGGCGCCCCCCAGGCGCGGTGGGCCGCGATCACCGCGCTCGGCGAGGTCGGCGGCGCCGACGCCGTGACCGCCCTGGGCGAGCTGATCGAGTCCGGCGATCCCAGCGTCACCGGCGCCGCCGCGCAAGCGCTGCTGACGCTCGGCGGCCCCGACGCCCGCGCGGCGCTGATCGGCGCGGCGCTGGCGACCGACGTCGACACCTCGGCCGCGGTCACCGCCTTGCTCCAGCTCCAGGGCGATGACGCCGCCGACGCGCTGCGCGAGATCGTCCGGCACGGCGGGCCGCGCAACCGCGATCTGGCGCTGCCGCAGCTGGTGCGCCTGGGCGATCCCGACGCGCTGGCGCTGGCGATCGACCTGGCCAACCAGGGCCCGCGCGCCGCGCGCTACGCGGCGCTGCGCGCGCTCGCCGACGCCGGCACGCCCGCGGCCGCGACGGCGCTGATCGAGGTGGCGCGCACCGCTCACGGCCAGACCCGCGCCCAGGCGCTCGACCTGGCGCTCCAGGCGCGGCCCGACGATCCGGCGCTGACCCAGCTGCTGATCGAGGCGATGACCACCGGCCGTCGCGACGAGGCCAACACCGCGGTCTGGACGCTGGCCCGCGTCGGCACCGCGCCAGCCCGCGCGGCGCTCCTCGCCGCGGCCACCAGCCACGACGCCGCCGTCGCCCAGGCCGCGGTCGGCGCGCTCGGGCAGCTCGGCAACACTCCCGAGGTCCGCGCGGCGCTGGTGGCCGCTGCTCGCGACGGCGGGCCCCAGGTCCGCGGTCAGGCCCTCAACCAGCTGCTCGCGAGCGGCGCGCCCGAGGGCGCCGAGCTGGCGCTCGCGGCGATCACCAGCGGCGACGCCGACGCCGCCCGCAGCGTGGTCTGGGCGCTGGCCAACCGCGGCAACGCCGACAGCGCCGCGCTGCTCGCGCGCGCCGCCACCGCCAGCGACAGCCAGGTGCGCGCCGCCGCGGCCCAGGCCCTGGCCCAAGGCGGCGACGCGCACGGCGCCGAGCTCCTGCTCACGCTCGCGCGCGACCCCGATCAGCAGGTGCGCGGCGCGGCGCTGTCGTCCCTGGGGCAGCTCGGCACCGCCGCGGCGACCGACGCGATCCTCGCGGCGACCCGCGCCGGCGCGCCCGAGGCCCGGGCCGCGGCGATGTGGCCGCTGGCGCAGCTCGACGACCCGCGCGCCGAGAGCGCGCTGACCCAGCTGATGCGCGATCCCGACGACCAGGTCGCCCAGGCCGCGATCGGCGCGTCGTACAACGGCGGCGCGGTCGTCGACCGGGCGCTGGCGGACCTCCTCGCCGACGAGCGTCAGAGCGAGGCCCGACGCGTCAACGCCGCCCAGCAGCTCCGCAGCCGCGGCGCCGCCGTCGACGCGGCGACCCAGGCGCGGATCGACGCGCTGACGCCCGCGGTCGACCAGGCCCAGTTCGGCACCGGCTTCGGCTGGGCCTTCGGCGACGGCTGA
- a CDS encoding sigma-70 family RNA polymerase sigma factor, giving the protein MLAGKSARRSDFEAVALPHLDALYGAAFRLARNPRDAEDLVQEALLRAYRFWDTFEANSNCKAWLLKILTNTFINEYQRRRRQREVLDAATAEQDAVDGVLHHELRPSQQSPEKALIERSVSDDVQRALEALPADFRTAVVLCDVEGLSYKEIADAMDCPVGTVMSRLFRGRRLLEAQLRSFAVAEGYVREDAATTNPADRTGAAPIDLAAYRRKKS; this is encoded by the coding sequence ATGCTGGCCGGTAAGAGCGCGCGACGGAGCGACTTCGAGGCGGTGGCCCTGCCCCACCTCGACGCGCTCTACGGCGCCGCGTTCCGGCTGGCCCGCAACCCGCGCGACGCCGAGGATCTGGTGCAGGAGGCCCTGCTGCGGGCGTACCGCTTCTGGGACACGTTCGAGGCCAACTCGAACTGCAAGGCCTGGCTGCTCAAGATCCTCACGAACACGTTCATCAACGAGTACCAGCGCCGGCGCCGCCAGCGCGAGGTGCTCGACGCCGCGACCGCCGAGCAGGACGCGGTCGACGGCGTGCTCCACCACGAGCTCCGGCCGAGCCAGCAGAGCCCCGAGAAGGCGCTGATCGAGCGGTCGGTGTCCGACGACGTGCAGCGCGCGCTCGAGGCCCTCCCCGCGGACTTCCGCACCGCCGTCGTGCTGTGCGACGTCGAGGGCCTGTCCTACAAGGAGATCGCCGACGCCATGGACTGTCCGGTCGGCACCGTCATGAGTCGCCTGTTCCGCGGGCGGCGGCTGCTCGAAGCCCAGCTGCGCTCGTTCGCGGTGGCCGAGGGCTACGTGCGCGAGGACGCCGCCACCACCAACCCCGCCGATCGCACGGGCGCCGCCCCGATCGATCTGGCAGCCTACCGCCGCAAGAAGTCGTGA